In one Drosophila albomicans strain 15112-1751.03 chromosome X, ASM965048v2, whole genome shotgun sequence genomic region, the following are encoded:
- the LOC117571340 gene encoding LOW QUALITY PROTEIN: serine protease SP24D-like (The sequence of the model RefSeq protein was modified relative to this genomic sequence to represent the inferred CDS: deleted 2 bases in 2 codons), which produces MMKSLLIACLAIALASAAPHSSQLDGRIVGGLDAVEGQFPHQVSLRQLTSHICGGSIIAPQIILTAAHCVTSEASDGSLKVTSAKQLSIRAGTVDRSSGGVVVNVAKVIVHESYGNFLNDVALLVLDQPLTYSAVIKAIPLASVDTAVGSEVVISGWGRLTTGGASPRLLQYNTLSSLSKNQCISSTFMFTSSLICLAHSAGNGACNGDSGGPAIQNGQLVGIAGFVIGGCGSTNPDGYAKVFYHRDWIVKNANL; this is translated from the exons ATGATGAAGAGCCTTCTGATTGCCTGCTTGGCCATTGCTTTGGCCTCTGCTGCTCCTCATAGCTCCCAGTTGGATGGTCGCATTGTGGGCGGATTGGATGCCGTTGAAGGACAATTCCCTCATCAGGTGTCGTTGCGTCAGCTTACCTCGCACATCTGCGGCGGCAGCATCATTGCACCCCAGATCATTCTTACTGCAGCTCATTGCGTCACCAGCGAAGCTTCCGACGGCTCACTGAAGGT TACCTCGGCTAAGCAGCTGAGCATTCGTGCCGGAACCGTGGAtcgcagcagcggcggcgttGTCGTCAACGTGGCCAAGGTCATTGTCCATGAGAGCTATGGCAACTTCTTGAACGATGTCGCACTTCTGGTGCTCGACCAGCCCCTCACCTACTCCGCCGTGATCAAGGCCATTCCTCTGGCCAGCGTTGATACCGCAGTTGGCAGCGAGGTTGTCATCTCTGGCTGGGGTCGTCTCACCACTGGCGGAGCCTCGCCCCGCCTGCTGCAGTACAACACGCTTAGCTCGCTGTCGAAGAATCAGTGCATCAGCTCCACCTTCATGTTCACCAGTAGTTTGATCTGTTTGGCCCAC TCCGCCGGCAACGGTGCTTGCAACGGCGACTCTGGTGGCCCGGCTATCCAGAATGGTCAACTCGTTGGCATTGCTGGCTTTGTGATTGGCGGCTGT GGCTCCACAAATCCCGATGGCTATGCCAAGGTCTTCTATCATCGCGATTGGATTGTCAAGAATGCCAATTTGTAA